Proteins from one Ahaetulla prasina isolate Xishuangbanna chromosome 2, ASM2864084v1, whole genome shotgun sequence genomic window:
- the TICAM2 gene encoding TIR domain-containing adapter molecule 2, with the protein MGNNISRRIYPSFLKNRMKTKYASRNEHHFNQNSTLENCCHPSIQDLDSNDEESEDGFYKFVILHAEEDIEEAIRVQDVLQNEYCIKPGIIFAEMPSGRHLLENLTDAINDSAWIIILLTENFLRDLWCEFQSYTSLLGALTIPHKHNSVIPMRPRNRPLPWERTPFILQCVNVLQEDSPGFSVQVKKTFQEAQYRQLEKVWRYGRKKEVAPKIL; encoded by the coding sequence ATGGGAAACAATATTTCCAGAAGAATTTATCCCTCTTTTCTGAAGAACCGAATGAAGACTAAATATGCTAGTCGAAATGAACACCATTTTAATCAAAACTCCACATTAGAAAATTGTTGCCATCCTAGCATCCAAGATTTAGACAGCAATGATGAGGAGTCTGAAGATGGGTTCTACAAGTTTGTGATTCTTCATGCTGAGGAGGATATAGAAGAAGCCATTAGAGTCCAAGACGTCTTACAAAATGAATATTGTATCAAACCAGGAATCATTTTTGCGGAAATGCCTAGTGGTAGGCATTTGCTGGAAAATTTAACTGATGCCATTAATGATTCTGCCTGGATAATTATACTGCTGACAGAAAACTTCTTAAGAGACCTTTGGTGTGAATTCCAATCGTATACTTCTCTTTTGGGTGCGCTGACCATCCCACACAAACATAACAGTGTGATACCCATGCGGCCACGAAATAGACCACTCCCATGGGAGAGGACTCCTTTCATCCTACAGTGTGTGAATGTTCTTCAGGAAGATAGTCCTGGATTTTCTGTTCAAGTAAAGAAAACTTTCCAAGAGGCTCAATATAGGCAGCTGGAAAAAGTGTGGCggtatggaagaaagaaagaagtggctCCCAAGATCCTTTAG